The Pseudolabrys sp. FHR47 genome contains a region encoding:
- a CDS encoding glycosyl transferase, protein MLSVIVATHESERTLVPTLSALIPGAMSGLVTEVVVSDAESKDATAEVADIAGCRFIASAAPLGERLKTAALSTRTPWLMFLRAGIVLDADWTGASETFMQSASFSETAPRAAVFRTAGTASAQPGLGDVIALARAVFAGRKPSPDQGLVISRSLYEAVGGHPAHADAEARLLNQLGRKVALLGAAVRRVA, encoded by the coding sequence ATGCTCAGCGTCATCGTCGCCACGCACGAATCGGAGCGCACTTTGGTGCCGACATTGTCGGCACTGATTCCGGGCGCGATGTCCGGTCTTGTTACGGAGGTCGTTGTGTCCGACGCGGAGTCGAAGGACGCTACGGCCGAAGTCGCCGACATTGCCGGATGCCGGTTCATTGCGTCGGCGGCCCCGCTCGGCGAGCGGCTCAAAACAGCCGCCCTGAGCACGCGGACACCCTGGCTGATGTTCCTGCGTGCCGGCATCGTGCTCGATGCCGATTGGACCGGCGCCAGCGAGACTTTCATGCAGTCGGCTTCGTTCAGCGAAACCGCCCCGCGCGCCGCGGTGTTCCGGACCGCCGGCACGGCTTCGGCGCAGCCGGGGCTCGGCGACGTCATTGCGCTGGCCCGGGCGGTGTTTGCCGGCCGCAAGCCATCGCCGGATCAGGGCTTGGTCATTTCCCGCAGCCTTTACGAGGCGGTCGGCGGCCACCCGGCGCACGCCGATGCCGAAGCGAGGCTGCTGAACCAACTCGGCCGCAAGGTGGCGCTGCTCGGCGCCGCGGTGCGGCGGGTCGCCTGA
- a CDS encoding neutral zinc metallopeptidase yields the protein MRWDDFRRSDNVEDDRGGGGGGFNLPVGGGGLGIGTVVVLGLIGWALGIDPSLLISGAEMLNNGRTSQQYEQRVDRPAQRTGAPTDQMGSFVAAVLGNTEDTWGKVFETAGQQYRAPRLRLFTGQVSSACGMASSASGPFYCPPDRRIFLDTSFFDEMRSRFRACTGKGCEFAQAYVIAHEVGHHVQNLLGILPKAREAQQAAGDRAAANRIQVRVELQADCFAGIWANQSNQRWNSIEPGDIEAALQTAAAIGDDRLQKQARGYVVPDSFTHGTSAQRQRWFTTGFKSGKVSSCNTFAANAQL from the coding sequence ATGCGTTGGGACGATTTTCGCCGCAGCGATAACGTCGAAGACGATCGCGGCGGCGGTGGCGGTGGTTTCAATCTGCCGGTGGGCGGCGGTGGTTTGGGCATCGGCACTGTTGTCGTGCTCGGACTCATCGGCTGGGCGCTCGGTATTGATCCGAGCCTTTTGATCTCCGGCGCGGAGATGCTGAACAACGGCCGGACATCGCAACAATATGAGCAGCGTGTCGATCGGCCGGCGCAGCGCACCGGCGCACCGACCGATCAGATGGGCAGTTTCGTCGCCGCGGTGCTCGGTAATACCGAAGATACCTGGGGCAAGGTGTTCGAGACCGCCGGTCAGCAATACCGCGCGCCGCGCCTGCGCTTGTTTACCGGTCAGGTGAGCAGCGCCTGCGGCATGGCAAGCTCGGCCAGCGGTCCGTTCTATTGTCCGCCGGACCGTCGCATTTTCCTCGATACGTCGTTCTTCGATGAAATGCGCTCACGCTTCCGCGCCTGTACCGGCAAGGGTTGCGAGTTCGCCCAGGCTTATGTGATCGCGCACGAGGTCGGTCATCACGTGCAGAACCTGCTCGGCATCCTGCCGAAGGCGCGCGAGGCGCAGCAGGCGGCCGGCGATCGCGCGGCGGCGAACCGTATCCAGGTCCGTGTCGAACTGCAGGCCGACTGCTTTGCCGGTATCTGGGCCAACCAGTCGAACCAGCGCTGGAATTCGATCGAGCCCGGCGACATCGAGGCCGCGCTGCAGACCGCGGCGGCGATCGGCGACGACCGGCTGCAGAAGCAGGCGCGGGGCTACGTGGTACCGGACTCCTTCACACACGGCACCTCTGCCCAGCGCCAGCGCTGGTTCACGACCGGCTTCAAGTCCGGCAAGGTGTCGTCGTGCAATACCTTCGCGGCGAACGCACAGTTATAA
- a CDS encoding PA0069 family radical SAM protein — MAQRPAALKRPPADLDRTAISDRGTELPSAPGGVRVDDLTGLLGVVVEHERRRGRGAQSNASGRYEPHARIAFDDGWRSLEELPPFQTTVQVDTSRKIITRNQSPDIGFDRSINPYRGCEHGCVYCFARPTHAYLGLSPGLDFESKLFVKPEAADLLERELASPNYSPKVIAIGTNTDPYQPIERRYKVMRRILETLDRAGHPVGIVTKSALVTRDLDILARMAERNLAKVALSVTTLDPELARKMEPRAATPIKRLEALRQLSQAGVPTTVMVAPIIPALNDSEIERILDAAAAAGVKEAGYVMLRLPLEVRDLFREWLEANYPDRAGHVFRLVREMRGGKDYDSEWGTRMKGKGPYAWLIGRRFELACEKLGLNVAKRKLSTEHFRHPRPDEAQMSLF; from the coding sequence ATGGCTCAACGACCTGCAGCCTTGAAACGCCCCCCGGCGGACCTTGATCGGACCGCCATTTCCGATCGCGGAACGGAGCTGCCCTCCGCGCCGGGGGGGGTTCGCGTTGACGATCTCACGGGCCTGCTTGGCGTCGTTGTCGAGCATGAACGCCGCCGCGGACGTGGCGCGCAGTCGAACGCTTCGGGCCGCTACGAGCCGCATGCGCGCATCGCGTTCGACGACGGCTGGCGCTCGCTTGAGGAACTGCCGCCGTTCCAGACCACGGTGCAGGTCGATACTTCGCGCAAGATCATCACCCGCAACCAGTCGCCTGACATCGGCTTCGACCGGTCGATCAATCCTTATCGTGGTTGCGAGCACGGATGCGTCTACTGCTTTGCCCGGCCGACGCATGCCTATCTTGGTCTGTCGCCGGGTCTCGATTTTGAATCCAAGCTGTTCGTCAAGCCGGAGGCAGCCGACCTCCTTGAACGTGAGCTCGCTTCGCCGAACTATTCGCCGAAGGTGATCGCGATCGGCACCAATACCGACCCGTATCAGCCGATCGAGCGGCGCTACAAGGTGATGCGCCGCATTCTCGAAACGCTCGATCGCGCCGGTCATCCCGTCGGCATCGTGACCAAGTCGGCGCTGGTAACGCGCGATCTCGATATCCTCGCGCGGATGGCCGAACGCAATCTGGCCAAGGTGGCGCTTTCGGTGACGACGCTCGATCCCGAACTGGCGCGCAAGATGGAGCCGCGTGCAGCGACACCGATTAAGCGGCTCGAGGCGCTGCGCCAGTTATCTCAGGCCGGCGTGCCGACCACGGTCATGGTGGCGCCGATCATCCCGGCGCTGAATGACAGCGAGATCGAACGTATTCTCGACGCTGCCGCGGCGGCCGGCGTCAAGGAAGCAGGCTATGTCATGCTGCGCCTGCCGCTCGAGGTGCGCGATCTGTTCCGCGAATGGCTGGAAGCCAATTATCCGGATCGCGCCGGTCATGTCTTCAGGCTGGTGCGCGAGATGCGCGGCGGTAAGGACTACGATTCCGAATGGGGCACGCGCATGAAAGGTAAGGGGCCTTATGCTTGGCTGATCGGCCGGCGGTTTGAACTGGCCTGCGAGAAGCTCGGCCTCAACGTCGCCAAACGCAAGCTGTCGACCGAGCACTTCCGGCATCCCAGGCCGGATGAGGCGCAGATGAGTTTGTTTTAG
- a CDS encoding glycosyltransferase family 39 protein, translating to MHHVSLIIEFLRGRPKVVFWFVALSQGMLWTLIPALFFSSPPGDLPLVLAVGREFQLGSYLGPPLAFWLAEIAFRGGGMFGLYALSQICIVVALWAVFTLGRTLIGTRHAVLAILLMVGIAAFTVPSPDFGPAVLAIPLWALALMHYWRALGEGRRGSWFLLSVDLGLLLLTHFAGIVLVALLIVFTPLTRRGREALRHPEPWLALLLLVVVVAPYAAWLSQSWPLVAATLQESTAGVSALRLAGALVAVHLGLLLLAVLSTGIGRGRNERAPEIDRSPVEPAARAFVYFFALAPALVVIALVLIGERVPQAALLSSFGALTTWSMLAPLALLSGMAVVLAAGNRVLIYREHWVSSSWLALLVAPPLLLALSLLVAPWTFARDNRLAQPSANQAEFFAETYQRRTGKPLQYVSGDARLAPLIAMMAPGGPQGRPHVFFAWAPQRSPWVSVDDVAAHGGVLVWPAAANNAVPEDLRTQFPGLVPELPRQFDRAVQGRLPPVRIGWAVLRPPAQ from the coding sequence ATGCACCACGTCTCCCTGATCATCGAATTCCTCCGCGGCCGGCCCAAGGTCGTGTTCTGGTTCGTGGCGCTGTCGCAGGGCATGCTGTGGACGCTGATCCCGGCACTGTTCTTCTCATCGCCGCCCGGTGACCTGCCGCTGGTGCTGGCGGTCGGTCGCGAATTCCAGCTCGGCAGCTATCTGGGGCCGCCTTTGGCATTCTGGCTTGCCGAGATCGCATTTCGCGGCGGCGGCATGTTCGGCCTCTACGCCCTGTCGCAAATCTGTATCGTTGTGGCGCTGTGGGCCGTGTTCACGCTTGGCCGCACGTTGATCGGCACGCGCCATGCCGTGCTTGCCATTCTCCTGATGGTTGGCATCGCCGCCTTTACGGTGCCGAGCCCGGATTTCGGCCCGGCGGTGCTGGCCATCCCATTATGGGCGCTGGCCCTGATGCACTATTGGCGCGCGCTGGGCGAAGGCAGACGTGGTAGCTGGTTTTTGCTCAGCGTTGATCTCGGCCTGCTGCTGCTGACGCACTTTGCCGGCATCGTGCTGGTCGCATTGCTGATCGTCTTCACGCCGCTGACGCGGCGCGGCCGGGAGGCACTCCGCCATCCCGAGCCGTGGCTGGCGCTTCTGCTGCTAGTGGTCGTGGTCGCTCCCTATGCCGCCTGGCTGAGCCAGTCCTGGCCGCTGGTGGCGGCTACGCTTCAGGAAAGCACCGCAGGAGTTTCGGCCTTGCGGCTTGCCGGCGCACTGGTCGCCGTGCATCTCGGGCTGCTGTTGCTGGCGGTGCTGTCGACCGGCATCGGCCGCGGCCGCAACGAGCGTGCGCCGGAGATTGATCGCAGTCCGGTGGAGCCCGCGGCGCGCGCTTTCGTTTATTTCTTCGCCCTGGCGCCGGCGCTTGTCGTCATCGCGCTGGTGCTGATCGGCGAGCGCGTGCCGCAGGCGGCACTGCTGTCGTCGTTCGGCGCGCTGACGACATGGTCGATGCTGGCGCCGCTGGCCTTGCTGTCCGGCATGGCGGTGGTTCTCGCCGCCGGAAATCGCGTGCTCATCTATCGCGAGCACTGGGTGTCGTCGTCATGGCTTGCGCTGCTGGTGGCGCCGCCGCTGCTGCTCGCGCTCAGCCTGCTCGTCGCGCCATGGACCTTTGCGCGCGACAATCGCCTGGCGCAGCCGTCGGCCAACCAGGCGGAGTTCTTCGCTGAGACCTATCAGCGGCGCACCGGCAAGCCGCTGCAATATGTCAGCGGCGATGCGCGGCTGGCGCCGCTGATCGCCATGATGGCGCCGGGCGGGCCGCAAGGCCGCCCGCATGTGTTCTTCGCCTGGGCGCCGCAGCGCAGTCCCTGGGTCAGCGTTGACGATGTCGCGGCCCATGGCGGCGTGCTGGTCTGGCCGGCGGCCGCCAACAATGCGGTGCCGGAGGATCTGCGTACGCAGTTTCCCGGGCTGGTGCCGGAACTGCCGCGTCAGTTCGACCGCGCGGTGCAGGGCCGTCTGCCGCCAGTCCGCATCGGCTGGGCCGTGCTGCGCCCGCCGGCGCAATAG
- a CDS encoding site-specific DNA-methyltransferase encodes MVESRRGAPGRAPRGLSKTPDHRILVGDCVNEMSKLQAGSVDLIFADPPYNLQLASDLKRPDDSHVDAVTDDWDKFASFAAYDAFTKEWLAACRRVLKPAGTIWVIGSYHNIFRVGAIMQDMGFWILNDVIWRKTNPMPNFRGRRFTNAHETMIWASRDPNAKGYTFNYEALKAGNDDVQVRSDWTFPLCTGSERLKGTDGKKLHPTQKPEALLARVILSSSKPGDLVLDPFNGTGTTGAVAKKLGRRYIGLEREKKYASAAEKRLADVEVVPSPSIAPFMTAREAPRVAFASLIERGLVTPGARLTDSKKRHKAIVRADGAIAVGDTVGSIHRVGAVVQGLDACNGWSFWHVETPKGLVSIDDLRAQVRSEMALLEAAE; translated from the coding sequence ATGGTTGAGTCGCGTCGCGGGGCGCCCGGTCGGGCGCCCCGTGGTCTTTCCAAGACCCCCGATCATCGAATCCTTGTTGGCGACTGCGTCAACGAGATGTCGAAGCTTCAGGCCGGTTCCGTCGACCTGATTTTCGCCGATCCGCCCTATAATCTGCAGCTTGCCAGCGATCTGAAGCGGCCGGACGACTCTCATGTCGACGCCGTTACCGACGACTGGGACAAGTTCGCGAGCTTCGCCGCTTACGATGCGTTTACCAAAGAGTGGTTGGCCGCCTGCCGCCGCGTGCTCAAGCCTGCCGGCACGATCTGGGTGATCGGCTCCTACCACAACATTTTCCGCGTCGGCGCGATCATGCAGGACATGGGGTTCTGGATCCTCAACGACGTGATCTGGCGCAAGACCAACCCGATGCCGAATTTCCGCGGCCGGCGCTTCACCAATGCGCACGAAACCATGATCTGGGCCTCGCGCGATCCGAACGCCAAGGGCTACACCTTCAATTACGAGGCCCTGAAGGCCGGCAACGACGACGTGCAGGTGCGTTCCGACTGGACCTTCCCGCTCTGCACGGGTTCCGAGCGCCTGAAAGGCACCGACGGCAAGAAGCTGCATCCGACCCAGAAGCCGGAAGCGCTTCTGGCGCGCGTCATCCTGTCGAGTTCCAAGCCGGGCGACCTCGTCCTCGACCCGTTCAACGGCACCGGCACCACCGGAGCGGTCGCCAAGAAGTTAGGGCGCCGCTACATCGGGCTGGAGCGCGAGAAGAAGTACGCCTCCGCCGCCGAAAAGCGCCTCGCCGATGTCGAGGTCGTGCCCTCGCCCTCCATCGCGCCGTTCATGACGGCCCGCGAGGCCCCGCGCGTCGCCTTCGCCTCGCTGATCGAACGCGGCCTTGTTACGCCGGGCGCCCGCCTCACTGACTCAAAGAAACGGCACAAAGCAATCGTCCGCGCCGACGGCGCCATCGCGGTCGGCGACACGGTCGGCTCGATCCACCGCGTCGGCGCGGTGGTCCAAGGGCTCGATGCCTGTAACGGCTGGTCGTTCTGGCATGTCGAGACGCCGAAAGGCCTCGTGTCGATCGACGACCTACGCGCCCAGGTGCGTTCGGAAATGGCGCTCCTGGAAGCGGCGGAGTGA
- the moaB gene encoding molybdenum cofactor biosynthesis protein B: MPGIDESKQFVPLKIAVLTISDTRELADDKSGNTLVERIRAAGHILAERSIVKDEVDAIRGKVKAWIEDKFIDVVISTGGTGFTGRDVTPEAVEPLFEKRMDGFSTLFTMVSYPKIGTSAIQTRATAGVANATYIFCLPGSPGACKDAWDDILVHQLDYRYRPCNFVEILPRLDEHLRRPKAQGATA; this comes from the coding sequence ATGCCCGGTATCGATGAATCAAAGCAGTTCGTGCCGCTCAAGATCGCGGTGCTGACGATTTCCGACACGCGCGAACTCGCCGACGACAAGTCCGGCAATACGTTGGTCGAGCGCATTCGGGCCGCCGGGCACATTCTCGCCGAGCGCTCGATCGTGAAAGACGAGGTCGATGCCATCCGCGGCAAGGTGAAGGCCTGGATCGAGGACAAGTTCATCGACGTGGTGATCTCGACCGGAGGCACCGGCTTCACAGGCCGTGACGTGACGCCGGAAGCTGTCGAGCCGCTGTTCGAGAAGCGTATGGACGGTTTCTCGACGCTTTTCACGATGGTGAGCTACCCGAAGATCGGCACCTCGGCGATCCAGACCCGCGCCACCGCCGGCGTCGCCAATGCCACCTACATTTTCTGCCTGCCGGGTTCGCCGGGTGCCTGCAAGGACGCGTGGGACGACATCCTCGTCCACCAGCTCGACTACCGCTACCGGCCGTGCAACTTCGTCGAAATTCTGCCGCGGCTGGACGAGCATTTGCGAAGGCCGAAGGCGCAGGGCGCGACGGCTTAG
- a CDS encoding ribonuclease HII, giving the protein MAPASKKKTARKPAAKSAAKAQLPLVEPILRPTFRRERRALKAGIFPVAGCDEAGRGPLAGPVVSAAVILDPDRIPRGLNDSKKLDAEAREKLYEKICATAQVSVAFASVDRIDRDNILRASLWASARAVKALPVRPKLVFMDGNMKIDCGCDCEAVVSGDALVLSVAAASIVAKVTRDRYMMRLAEAYPGYGFERHMGYSVPEHFRALQALGPTPHHRRSFAPVAAKFAAMGERLEDVPDEALAAVLPL; this is encoded by the coding sequence ATGGCACCTGCCTCCAAAAAGAAAACTGCGCGGAAACCGGCCGCGAAATCCGCCGCGAAAGCGCAATTGCCGCTGGTCGAGCCAATCCTGCGCCCGACCTTCCGCCGCGAGCGCCGCGCGTTGAAGGCCGGCATCTTTCCCGTTGCCGGCTGCGACGAGGCGGGACGGGGACCGCTCGCCGGGCCGGTTGTGTCCGCTGCCGTGATCCTCGATCCCGACCGCATTCCGCGCGGGCTCAACGATTCCAAGAAGCTCGACGCCGAGGCGCGCGAGAAGCTCTACGAGAAAATCTGCGCCACCGCGCAGGTCTCGGTCGCCTTCGCCTCGGTCGATCGCATCGATCGCGACAATATCCTGCGCGCCTCGCTCTGGGCCTCGGCTCGCGCCGTGAAGGCGCTGCCGGTCCGGCCAAAGCTCGTCTTCATGGACGGCAACATGAAGATCGATTGCGGATGCGACTGCGAGGCCGTGGTCTCGGGCGACGCGCTGGTGCTGTCGGTGGCGGCGGCGTCGATTGTCGCCAAGGTGACGCGCGACCGCTACATGATGCGGCTGGCCGAAGCCTATCCCGGCTACGGCTTCGAGCGGCATATGGGTTACAGCGTGCCCGAGCATTTCCGTGCCTTGCAGGCGCTCGGGCCGACGCCGCACCACCGCCGCTCCTTCGCGCCGGTGGCGGCCAAGTTCGCGGCGATGGGCGAGCGGCTCGAGGATGTGCCCGATGAGGCGCTCGCGGCCGTGTTGCCACTTTAG
- a CDS encoding helix-turn-helix domain-containing GNAT family N-acetyltransferase — translation MPAAGPSPAPEADVPPDRVAAVRGFNRFYTRQIGLLRKTYLDTPYSLGEMRVLHELAHPSVEQPTAKDIGRALDLDAGYLSRVLRNFEKRGLIKRTTSKNDARQSHLSLTAQGRKFFAPAEKRSAEDVAEMLGALSEREQSELVRAMRTIETLLGQEADSRPARTYTLRDLQPGDLGWIVAEHARVYTREYNWDNSFEALVAQIVADFARNFDPAMERCWVAEMDGEPVGSVMLVKDDKPGVARIRLLIVSPKARGLGLGRRLTDECIAFARAKGYRAITLWTHECLTAARHCYEKAGFTLTSSQNKMSFGQNVVAEFWDMTL, via the coding sequence ATGCCTGCCGCCGGACCATCACCCGCGCCCGAAGCCGACGTTCCGCCCGACCGCGTCGCCGCGGTGCGCGGCTTCAACCGCTTCTACACGCGCCAGATCGGCCTCTTGCGGAAAACCTATCTCGACACGCCCTACTCGCTCGGCGAAATGCGCGTGCTGCACGAACTGGCGCATCCGAGTGTCGAGCAACCGACGGCGAAGGACATCGGCCGCGCCCTCGACCTCGATGCCGGCTATCTGTCGCGCGTGCTGCGCAATTTCGAGAAGCGCGGCCTGATCAAGCGCACGACGTCGAAGAATGACGCGCGGCAGAGCCACCTGTCGCTCACGGCCCAGGGCCGCAAATTCTTCGCGCCGGCCGAAAAGCGTTCTGCCGAAGACGTCGCCGAAATGCTGGGCGCGCTCAGCGAGCGCGAGCAAAGCGAACTGGTGCGCGCCATGCGCACCATCGAAACGTTGCTTGGACAAGAGGCCGACTCGCGGCCCGCGCGCACTTATACTTTGCGCGATCTACAGCCGGGCGATCTCGGCTGGATCGTCGCCGAGCATGCCCGCGTCTATACGCGCGAATACAATTGGGACAATTCATTCGAGGCGCTGGTGGCGCAGATCGTTGCCGACTTCGCCAGGAACTTCGATCCAGCGATGGAGCGCTGCTGGGTCGCCGAGATGGATGGCGAGCCGGTGGGCTCGGTGATGCTGGTCAAGGACGATAAGCCCGGCGTCGCCCGCATCCGCCTGCTCATCGTCTCACCGAAGGCCCGTGGCCTAGGCCTTGGCCGCCGTCTCACCGACGAATGCATCGCCTTTGCCCGCGCCAAGGGCTATCGCGCCATCACTTTGTGGACGCATGAATGCCTGACCGCCGCGCGCCATTGCTACGAGAAGGCCGGCTTCACGCTGACCTCGAGCCAGAACAAGATGAGCTTCGGGCAGAACGTGGTGGCGGAGTTCTGGGATATGACGCTTTAG